The stretch of DNA AGTTTTAGTTGGGGTTTTCCTGAATTTTGCTTCACCAAGGTATAGTTTGACTTCCTCTGAGCCTTGTTGGTTTGTTAAAATATCGACTAAAAGCATATCATCACCTTTTATTGCTTGGTCAACATTAGGATTATATCTTAATTTGTATGCTTTTATTAAAGCTTTATTCTGACAGCTTTCTATATATTCAATTAGCAATATCTCAGTTGCGTTTCCTTTTTTTGTTTTATCCGCCCTAGGTAGTTTTCTATGTTGTTCTGCATATTCCGGAAAACCAAGTTCTGTAAACTTTTGCTTCAATTTTTGGATTCGATTCTCATCATAATGATGATGAACAAGCTTCTGACCAAGCCATTGAATTAAATCAGGATCGGTTGATGGTATTTTAGGGTTAAGTGACCGATAACACCTTTCATCAGTAGGCTCAATATCAGTACAGTTTAACCAACGTTCAAAGATGTATGGTGTTATTGGATGGCTTCCTATTAATTGTTTGTGAAGTGACATATTCTATATAATTATTTTATCAAGTCGCTTAAGTATATAGGATATGGTTCCCATTATATCAAGTATTTCCTCTTCTGTTATAATAAATTTTTATTTTCAGTTCATGAGGGTTTCTTATTAATCCAAATATTCCCTTTACAAGATTGTATAGGTTCTGTTGTTCTGGCAAAATCTTTATTATTTATCCAAAAAATTATTTCTCCTCATCATAGTATATTTTATAATATTTTCTCCCATCTCTTTCCACCCCTTTTTCAATAAGATCCTTAT from Solitalea canadensis DSM 3403 encodes:
- a CDS encoding Hachiman antiphage defense system protein HamA, with the protein product MSLHKQLIGSHPITPYIFERWLNCTDIEPTDERCYRSLNPKIPSTDPDLIQWLGQKLVHHHYDENRIQKLKQKFTELGFPEYAEQHRKLPRADKTKKGNATEILLIEYIESCQNKALIKAYKLRYNPNVDQAIKGDDMLLVDILTNQQGSEEVKLYLGEAKFRKTPTKTIVDTISEALGKEKLPLSYSFLVDELNRKDESKAIADLLDKFLVKEIKDKGNICYTGFLLSNTDTFKVVDTHFKSDNPTLILISIGIENPEDLINEAFKKAEEMIANPTSL